The Sphingobium aromaticiconvertens genome has a segment encoding these proteins:
- a CDS encoding MerR family DNA-binding transcriptional regulator, which yields MYQRSTIAGIELPDAHNRDNYSISDLSEEFGVTARALRFYEDEGLIAPQRQGLARIYSRRDRARLAWILRGKRVGFSLQEIREMIDLYDADEDHEAQRRVTMAKCQARIDLLNNQKADIDAAIAELASFVESISKP from the coding sequence ATGTACCAGCGCAGCACCATTGCGGGCATTGAACTGCCCGACGCCCATAACCGCGACAACTACAGCATTTCCGATCTGTCGGAAGAGTTTGGCGTCACCGCCCGCGCGCTTCGTTTTTACGAGGATGAGGGGTTGATCGCGCCGCAGCGGCAGGGATTGGCGCGTATCTATTCGCGCCGGGACCGGGCGCGTCTTGCCTGGATCTTGCGGGGCAAACGAGTGGGCTTTTCGCTCCAGGAAATCCGCGAAATGATCGACCTGTATGACGCGGACGAAGATCATGAGGCGCAGCGCCGCGTCACCATGGCGAAATGCCAGGCGCGTATCGACCTGCTCAACAACCAGAAGGCCGACATTGACGCTGCCATCGCTGAACTGGCGAGCTTTGTTGAGTCGATCAGCAAGCCCTGA
- the rpoC gene encoding DNA-directed RNA polymerase subunit beta' codes for MNELTNFANPVQKTETFDQIQIGLASPERIRSWSFGEIKKPETINYRTFKPERDGLFCARIFGPIKDYECLCGKYKRMKYKGIVCEKCGVEVTVSKVRRERMGHIELAAPVAHIWFLKSLPSRIGLLLDMQLKQLERVLYFESYIVTEPGLTPLEKFQLLNEDELLDAQDEYGEDAFSAGIGAEAVKQMLMDLDLEGEKQALLDELAVTKSELKPKKIIKRLKVVESFLESGNRPEWMILDVVPVIPPELRPLVPLDGGRFATSDLNDLYRRVINRNNRLKRLMELRAPDIIVRNEKRMLQEAVDALFDNGRRGRVITGANKRPLKSLSDMLKGKQGRFRQNLLGKRVDYSGRSVIVIGPELKLHQCGLPKKMALELFKPFIYARLDAKGLSMTLKQAKKWVEKERKEVWDILDEVIREHPVMLNRAPTLHRLGIQAFEPVLIEGKAIQLHPLVCSAFNADFDGDQMAVHVPLSLEAQLEARVLMMSTNNILSPANGKPIIVPSQDMVLGIYYLSMEREGEPGEGMLLSDMQEVHQALFAKAVTLHSKIISRVPQTNEAGEQYMKRYETTPGRMLLGECLPQSHRVPFDVVNRLLTKKEIGDVIDQVYRHTGQKDTVLFADAIMALGFKHAFQAGISFGKDDMVIPDSKVGTVDETKALVADYEQQYQDGLITQQEKYNKVIDAWSRCGDQVANAMMDEIKAQPKDPKTGRLAPINSIYMMAHSGARGSQAQMKQLAGMRGLMAKPSGEIIETPIISNFKEGLTVLEYFNSTHGARKGLADTALKTANSGYLTRRLVDVSQDCTIVEEDCGTDRALEMKAIVQGGSVIASLGERILGRTTAEDIIDTKDSSVVIPIGTLLDEAMIAQIEAVGTQAVKIRSPLICESKMGVCGKCYGRDLARGTPVNIGEAVGVIAAQSIGEPGTQLTMRTFHIGGAAQLNETSNLEAVADGTLELRDMPTITDSRGRRLSLARNGELAIIDNEGRERAVHRLPYGATILFENNAKVKLGDRIAEWDPFTMPVITERGGVVKYVDLIDGKTLTEQTDEATGIAQRVVTEHRGAARTKEDLRPRLTLMDDGSGEAARYMLAVGATLSVEDGQTVQAGDVLARVSREAAKTRDITGGLPRVAELFEARKPKDNAIIAKISGRVQFLKDYKAKRKIAIAPEDGSEPVEYLIPKSKVIDVQEGDFVKRGDNLIGGSPDPHDILEVLGIEPLAEYLVAEIQEVYRLQGVKINDKHIETIVRQMLQKVEIIESGETTLLVGEQVDREEMDEINAKLAPGEQPAQGKPVLLGITKASLQTRSFISAASFQETTRVLTEAAVQGKKDTLVGLKENVIVGRLIPAGTGAGMNRLRVAASSRDAAMRAALRAASQVDLIAPKTAAAEHAAELAQGPEAAIGDDPLGAVQGEDFTTSDME; via the coding sequence ATGAATGAACTGACCAACTTCGCCAATCCGGTCCAGAAGACCGAAACCTTCGACCAGATCCAGATCGGCCTTGCCTCGCCAGAGCGCATCCGGTCCTGGTCGTTCGGCGAGATCAAGAAGCCCGAAACCATCAACTATCGCACGTTCAAGCCTGAGCGTGACGGCCTGTTCTGCGCACGCATCTTCGGTCCGATCAAGGATTATGAATGCCTGTGCGGTAAGTATAAGCGCATGAAATACAAGGGCATCGTCTGCGAAAAGTGCGGCGTGGAAGTGACCGTTTCGAAGGTCCGCCGCGAGCGCATGGGCCATATCGAACTGGCCGCGCCCGTTGCCCATATCTGGTTCCTCAAATCCCTGCCCTCGCGCATCGGCCTGCTGCTGGACATGCAGCTCAAGCAGCTTGAGCGCGTGCTGTATTTCGAATCCTACATCGTCACCGAGCCGGGCCTGACCCCGCTGGAGAAGTTCCAGCTTCTGAACGAAGACGAACTGCTCGACGCGCAGGACGAATATGGCGAGGACGCTTTTTCCGCCGGGATCGGCGCGGAAGCGGTCAAGCAGATGCTGATGGATCTTGACCTTGAGGGCGAGAAGCAGGCGCTGCTGGACGAACTGGCCGTCACCAAGTCGGAACTGAAGCCCAAGAAGATCATCAAGCGGCTTAAGGTCGTCGAGAGCTTCCTGGAATCGGGCAACCGTCCCGAGTGGATGATCCTGGACGTCGTGCCGGTAATTCCGCCAGAATTGCGCCCGCTGGTGCCGCTGGACGGCGGTCGTTTCGCGACATCGGATCTGAACGATCTGTATCGCCGCGTGATCAACCGTAACAACCGCCTGAAGCGCCTGATGGAACTGCGTGCGCCGGACATCATCGTCCGCAACGAAAAGCGCATGTTGCAGGAAGCCGTCGACGCCCTGTTCGACAATGGCCGCCGTGGCCGCGTCATCACCGGCGCCAACAAGCGTCCGCTGAAGTCGCTGTCCGATATGCTCAAGGGCAAGCAGGGCCGCTTCCGCCAGAACCTGCTCGGCAAGCGCGTCGATTATTCGGGTCGTTCGGTCATCGTGATCGGTCCTGAGCTGAAGCTGCATCAATGCGGCCTGCCCAAGAAGATGGCGCTCGAACTGTTCAAGCCGTTCATCTACGCCCGCCTCGACGCCAAGGGTCTGTCCATGACCCTGAAGCAGGCGAAGAAGTGGGTCGAGAAGGAGCGCAAGGAAGTCTGGGACATCCTGGACGAGGTGATCCGCGAGCATCCCGTGATGCTGAACCGCGCACCGACGCTTCACCGTCTGGGCATCCAGGCGTTCGAGCCTGTGCTGATCGAGGGCAAGGCGATCCAGCTTCACCCGCTGGTCTGCTCGGCCTTCAACGCCGACTTCGATGGCGATCAGATGGCCGTCCACGTTCCGCTTTCGCTGGAAGCCCAGCTCGAAGCACGCGTCCTGATGATGTCGACCAACAACATCCTGTCGCCCGCCAACGGCAAGCCGATCATCGTTCCTTCACAGGACATGGTGCTGGGCATCTATTATCTGTCGATGGAACGCGAAGGCGAGCCGGGCGAAGGTATGTTGCTGTCCGACATGCAGGAGGTCCATCAGGCCCTCTTCGCCAAGGCGGTCACGCTGCACAGCAAGATCATCAGCCGCGTTCCGCAGACGAACGAAGCTGGCGAGCAGTATATGAAGCGTTATGAGACCACGCCGGGTCGCATGTTGCTGGGCGAATGCCTGCCGCAATCGCACCGCGTTCCCTTCGACGTCGTCAACCGCCTTCTGACCAAGAAGGAAATCGGTGACGTCATCGATCAGGTCTATCGTCACACCGGCCAGAAGGATACCGTGCTGTTCGCCGACGCCATCATGGCGCTGGGCTTCAAGCACGCCTTCCAGGCCGGCATCTCGTTCGGCAAGGACGACATGGTGATCCCCGACTCAAAGGTCGGCACGGTTGACGAGACCAAGGCGCTGGTTGCTGACTATGAGCAGCAATATCAGGATGGTCTCATCACCCAGCAGGAAAAGTACAACAAGGTGATCGACGCCTGGAGCCGTTGCGGCGACCAGGTCGCGAACGCCATGATGGACGAGATCAAGGCCCAGCCCAAGGACCCCAAGACCGGCCGTCTGGCCCCGATCAACTCCATCTACATGATGGCGCATTCGGGTGCTCGTGGTTCGCAGGCGCAGATGAAGCAGCTTGCGGGGATGCGCGGCCTGATGGCCAAGCCTTCGGGCGAGATCATCGAAACGCCGATCATCTCGAACTTCAAGGAAGGCCTGACCGTCCTTGAGTATTTCAACTCCACTCACGGCGCCCGTAAGGGTCTTGCCGACACCGCGCTCAAGACGGCAAACTCGGGTTACCTGACCCGCCGTCTGGTCGACGTCAGCCAGGATTGCACGATTGTCGAGGAAGATTGCGGCACCGACCGCGCGCTGGAGATGAAGGCAATCGTCCAGGGCGGTTCGGTCATCGCGTCGCTTGGCGAGCGTATCCTGGGCCGCACCACGGCTGAGGATATCATCGACACCAAGGACAGCAGTGTCGTCATTCCGATCGGCACCCTGCTGGACGAAGCCATGATCGCGCAGATCGAGGCTGTCGGCACACAGGCCGTCAAGATCCGCAGCCCGCTGATCTGCGAAAGCAAGATGGGCGTCTGCGGCAAATGCTACGGCCGTGATCTGGCCCGTGGTACGCCGGTCAATATCGGCGAAGCCGTCGGCGTCATCGCGGCGCAGTCGATCGGTGAACCGGGTACGCAGCTTACCATGCGTACATTCCACATCGGCGGCGCGGCGCAGCTCAACGAAACGTCGAACCTGGAGGCCGTCGCCGACGGCACCCTGGAACTGCGCGACATGCCGACGATCACCGACAGCCGTGGCCGTCGCCTCAGCCTCGCCCGCAACGGCGAACTGGCGATCATCGACAATGAAGGGCGCGAGCGCGCCGTTCATCGCCTGCCTTATGGTGCGACGATCCTGTTCGAGAACAATGCCAAGGTGAAGCTGGGCGATCGGATCGCCGAGTGGGATCCGTTCACCATGCCGGTGATCACAGAACGCGGCGGCGTCGTGAAATATGTCGACCTGATCGACGGCAAGACATTGACCGAACAGACCGACGAAGCCACGGGCATCGCCCAGCGCGTCGTTACCGAGCATCGCGGCGCTGCCCGCACCAAGGAGGATCTGCGTCCGCGCCTGACCCTGATGGACGATGGTTCGGGTGAAGCCGCCCGCTATATGCTGGCGGTCGGCGCGACCCTGTCGGTCGAAGACGGTCAGACCGTGCAGGCCGGTGACGTGCTGGCACGCGTCTCTCGCGAAGCCGCCAAGACCCGCGACATTACCGGCGGTCTGCCGCGCGTGGCCGAGCTGTTCGAGGCGCGCAAGCCCAAGGACAACGCGATCATCGCCAAGATCTCGGGCCGCGTTCAATTCCTCAAGGACTATAAGGCGAAGCGCAAGATCGCCATCGCTCCTGAGGATGGCAGCGAGCCGGTCGAGTATCTGATCCCCAAAAGCAAGGTGATCGACGTTCAGGAAGGCGACTTCGTGAAGCGCGGCGACAACCTGATCGGTGGCAGCCCGGACCCGCATGATATTCTCGAAGTGCTCGGCATCGAGCCGCTCGCAGAATATCTGGTCGCGGAAATCCAGGAAGTCTATCGACTCCAGGGCGTGAAGATCAACGACAAGCACATCGAAACGATCGTTCGTCAGATGCTGCAGAAGGTCGAGATCATCGAGTCCGGCGAAACCACCCTGTTGGTGGGCGAGCAGGTCGATCGCGAAGAGATGGACGAGATCAACGCCAAGCTGGCTCCGGGCGAACAGCCTGCCCAGGGCAAGCCGGTTCTGCTCGGCATCACCAAGGCGTCGCTGCAAACCCGCAGCTTCATCTCGGCGGCGTCCTTCCAGGAAACCACCCGCGTCCTCACGGAAGCGGCGGTCCAGGGCAAGAAGGACACGCTGGTTGGTCTGAAGGAAAATGTCATCGTCGGCCGCCTGATCCCGGCAGGTACGGGCGCTGGCATGAACCGCCTGCGGGTTGCGGCCTCCAGCCGTGACGCCGCCATGCGGGCTGCTCTGCGCGCCGCCAGCCAGGTGGACCTGATCGCACCGAAGACAGCGGCGGCGGAACATGCCGCTGAACTGGCCCAGGGACCGGAAGCCGCCATCGGCGACGACCCGCTGGGTGCGGTGCAGGGTGAGGACTTCACGACCAGCGATATGGAATAG
- the rpoB gene encoding DNA-directed RNA polymerase subunit beta — translation MATKAPSPHLTKGVNTTGAKKRIRKVFGDIHEVVQMPNLIEVQRESYEQFLRSDPSIGYVSGLEKTLRSVFPIRDFAGTAEMDFVHYELEDPKYDVEECRQRGITYAAPMRVTLRLIVFEVDQDTESRSVLDIKEQDVYMGDMPLMTGNGTFIINGTERVIVSQMHRSPGVLFDHDRGKTHSSGKYLFAARVIPYRGSWLDFEFDAKDIVNVRIDRKRKLPVTALLFALGLNAEDILAEFYNKVTFLRGQGGWQIPYTVEAWRGQKPAFDIVDAKSGEVVFPAGTKISPRAANKAEKDGLDTLLIPTEEIYGRYSAYDLVNDKTGEIYIEAGDEVSAENLEALDKAGIDHIDLLDIDHVTTGPWIRNTLKADKAEDRDQALSDIYRVMRPGEPPTRETAEALFGGLFFDPERYDLSAVGRVKLNMRLDLDVEDTVTTLRADDILAVVKELVNLKDGKGEIDDIDNLGNRRVRSVGELLENQYRVGLLRMERAVKERMSSVDVSTVMPNDLINAKPAVAAVREFFGSSQLSQFMDQTNPLSEVTHKRRVSALGPGGLTRERAGFEVRDVHPTHYGRICPIETPEGPNIGLINSLATFSRVNKYGFIETPYRKVIDHKVTDDVVYLSAMEEAKHTIAQANAELNSENGFVEDLISSREAGEFLMAPRDHITLMDVSPKQLVSVAASLIPFLENDDANRALMGSNMQRQAVPLVSAEAPFVGTGMESTVARDSGAAIAAKRSGIVDQVDATRIVIRVTGDIAAGKSGVDIYTLQKFQRSNQDTCINQRPLVQVGDMIDAGDVIADGPSTEFGELALGRNTLVAFMPWNGYNYEDSILISERIVKDDVFTSIHIEEFEVMARDTKLGPEDITRDIPNVGEEALRNLDEAGIVYIGAEVEPGDILCGKITPKGESPMTPEEKLLRAIFGEKASDVRDTSLRLPPGVAGTVVEVRVFNRHGIDKDERAMAIEREEIDRLAKDREDERGILNRATFNRLSEMLIGQTATAAPKGVKKGGEIDEALLAEVERHEWWKFAVADDAMQANIEAVKAQYDEAVKSIVDKFEDRVDKLQRGDELPPGVLKMVKVFVAVKRKLQPGDKMAGRHGNKGVISRILPVEDMPFLEDGTHVDIVLNPLGVPSRMNVGQIFETHLGWAARGLGQQLKHALEDWREANPNPTAGDMPDAVKDRLVSIYGDHYVGEIEARTPEQIIDLAEHLQRGVPMGTPVFDGAREADVSAMLELAGLHTSGQSDLYDGRTGDRFDRKVTVGIIYMLKLHHLVDDKIHARSIGPYSLVTQQPLGGKAQFGGQRFGEMEVWALQAYGAAYTLQEMLTVKSDDVVGRTKVYEAIVKGDDTFEAGIPESFNVLVKEMRSLGLNVELASLDDISEDDGGFAEAAE, via the coding sequence ATGGCGACCAAGGCTCCCTCCCCGCACCTTACTAAAGGCGTCAACACCACCGGCGCAAAGAAGCGCATCCGCAAGGTGTTCGGCGACATCCACGAAGTGGTGCAGATGCCGAACCTGATCGAGGTTCAGAGGGAGAGTTACGAACAGTTCCTGCGGTCCGATCCGTCCATCGGCTATGTTTCGGGCCTGGAAAAGACGCTGCGCAGCGTGTTCCCGATCCGCGATTTCGCCGGCACCGCCGAAATGGACTTCGTCCATTACGAGTTGGAAGACCCGAAGTACGACGTTGAGGAATGCCGTCAGCGCGGCATCACCTATGCAGCGCCGATGCGCGTTACCCTGCGCCTCATCGTGTTCGAAGTCGATCAGGATACCGAAAGCCGCTCGGTCCTCGATATCAAGGAGCAGGACGTCTACATGGGCGACATGCCCCTGATGACGGGCAACGGCACCTTCATCATCAACGGTACCGAGCGCGTCATCGTGTCGCAGATGCACCGTTCGCCGGGCGTCCTGTTCGACCATGACCGTGGCAAGACCCATTCGTCGGGCAAATATCTGTTCGCCGCGCGCGTCATTCCTTACCGTGGTTCGTGGCTCGACTTCGAGTTCGACGCCAAGGACATCGTCAATGTCCGCATCGACCGCAAGCGCAAGCTGCCCGTCACCGCCCTGCTCTTTGCCCTTGGCCTCAACGCCGAGGACATTCTGGCTGAGTTCTACAACAAGGTCACGTTCCTGCGCGGCCAGGGCGGTTGGCAGATCCCCTACACTGTTGAGGCATGGCGCGGCCAGAAACCAGCCTTCGACATCGTCGATGCCAAGTCGGGCGAAGTCGTCTTCCCCGCTGGCACGAAGATTTCGCCCCGCGCCGCCAACAAGGCAGAGAAGGACGGCCTAGACACGCTGCTGATCCCGACCGAGGAAATCTACGGTCGCTACAGCGCCTATGATCTGGTCAACGACAAGACCGGCGAAATCTATATCGAGGCGGGCGACGAAGTGTCGGCCGAAAATCTTGAGGCGCTGGACAAGGCTGGCATCGATCATATCGACCTGCTGGACATCGACCATGTCACCACTGGTCCGTGGATTCGCAACACGCTGAAGGCCGACAAGGCCGAAGATCGTGACCAGGCCCTGTCCGACATCTATCGCGTCATGCGCCCCGGCGAGCCGCCGACGCGCGAAACCGCCGAAGCCCTGTTCGGCGGCCTGTTCTTCGATCCGGAGCGCTATGACCTCTCGGCCGTTGGCCGCGTGAAGCTCAACATGCGCCTCGACCTCGACGTCGAGGATACCGTCACCACCCTGCGGGCCGACGACATCCTCGCCGTGGTCAAGGAACTGGTGAACCTGAAGGACGGCAAGGGTGAGATCGACGACATCGACAATCTCGGCAATCGCCGCGTGCGTTCGGTCGGCGAGCTGCTGGAAAACCAGTATCGCGTCGGGCTGCTGCGCATGGAGCGCGCCGTCAAGGAGCGCATGTCGAGCGTCGATGTCTCGACCGTGATGCCCAACGACCTCATCAACGCCAAGCCCGCCGTAGCCGCCGTGCGTGAGTTCTTCGGTTCCTCGCAGCTTTCGCAGTTCATGGATCAGACCAACCCGTTGTCGGAAGTCACCCACAAGCGTCGTGTGTCGGCGCTTGGGCCGGGCGGTCTGACGCGTGAGCGTGCTGGCTTTGAAGTCCGCGACGTTCACCCGACCCATTATGGCCGCATCTGCCCGATCGAGACGCCGGAAGGCCCGAACATCGGTCTGATCAACAGCCTCGCAACCTTCAGCCGCGTCAACAAATATGGCTTCATCGAAACGCCGTACCGCAAGGTTATCGACCATAAGGTTACGGACGACGTAGTCTATCTGTCGGCGATGGAAGAAGCCAAGCACACGATCGCGCAGGCGAACGCAGAGCTGAACAGCGAAAACGGCTTCGTCGAGGATCTGATCTCCTCGCGTGAAGCTGGCGAATTCCTGATGGCGCCACGTGACCACATCACCCTGATGGACGTCAGCCCCAAGCAGCTTGTTTCGGTCGCGGCATCGCTCATTCCGTTCCTGGAAAACGATGACGCCAACCGCGCGCTCATGGGATCGAACATGCAGCGTCAGGCCGTGCCGCTCGTCAGCGCGGAAGCACCCTTCGTCGGCACCGGCATGGAATCGACGGTTGCCCGCGATTCCGGCGCCGCGATCGCCGCCAAACGTTCGGGTATCGTCGATCAGGTCGATGCGACCCGTATCGTCATTCGCGTGACCGGCGACATTGCCGCCGGCAAGTCGGGCGTCGACATCTACACGCTGCAAAAGTTCCAGCGGTCGAACCAGGACACCTGCATCAACCAGCGCCCGCTGGTCCAGGTGGGGGACATGATCGACGCGGGCGACGTCATCGCCGATGGCCCGTCGACCGAGTTCGGCGAGTTGGCGCTGGGGCGCAACACCCTCGTCGCGTTCATGCCCTGGAACGGCTACAACTATGAGGATAGTATCCTCATCAGCGAACGCATCGTGAAGGACGACGTCTTCACCTCGATCCACATCGAGGAATTCGAAGTCATGGCCCGCGACACCAAGCTGGGGCCAGAGGACATCACCCGCGACATTCCCAACGTCGGCGAGGAAGCGCTCCGCAATCTCGACGAGGCAGGCATCGTCTATATCGGCGCCGAAGTGGAGCCGGGTGACATCCTGTGCGGCAAGATCACGCCCAAGGGCGAAAGCCCGATGACGCCGGAAGAAAAGCTTCTGCGCGCCATCTTCGGTGAAAAAGCGAGCGATGTGCGCGACACCTCGCTGCGTCTGCCGCCCGGCGTTGCCGGCACCGTCGTCGAAGTCCGCGTGTTCAACCGCCACGGCATCGACAAGGACGAGCGCGCGATGGCGATCGAGCGCGAGGAAATCGACCGTCTCGCGAAGGATCGTGAAGACGAGCGCGGCATCCTCAACCGCGCAACCTTCAACCGCCTGTCCGAAATGCTGATCGGCCAGACCGCCACTGCGGCGCCCAAGGGCGTCAAGAAGGGCGGCGAGATTGATGAGGCCCTGCTGGCCGAGGTGGAACGCCATGAATGGTGGAAGTTCGCGGTTGCGGACGATGCCATGCAGGCGAACATCGAGGCGGTAAAGGCCCAGTATGACGAAGCGGTGAAGTCGATCGTCGACAAGTTCGAGGATCGCGTCGACAAGCTTCAGCGCGGCGACGAGCTGCCGCCGGGCGTTTTGAAGATGGTCAAGGTGTTCGTCGCGGTGAAGCGCAAGCTGCAGCCCGGCGACAAGATGGCCGGCCGTCACGGTAACAAGGGCGTCATTTCGCGCATCCTGCCGGTCGAGGACATGCCGTTCCTGGAAGATGGCACCCATGTCGACATCGTGCTGAACCCGCTGGGTGTGCCATCGCGCATGAACGTCGGTCAGATTTTTGAAACGCATCTGGGCTGGGCCGCGCGCGGCCTGGGCCAGCAGCTCAAGCACGCTCTGGAAGACTGGCGTGAGGCCAATCCCAACCCGACGGCGGGCGATATGCCCGACGCGGTCAAGGATCGCCTCGTGTCCATCTATGGCGACCATTATGTCGGCGAGATCGAAGCACGCACGCCAGAGCAGATCATCGATCTGGCCGAGCATCTCCAGCGCGGCGTGCCCATGGGTACGCCGGTGTTCGACGGCGCCCGCGAAGCGGACGTCTCGGCGATGCTGGAACTGGCGGGGCTGCACACATCGGGCCAGAGCGACCTGTATGACGGCCGCACGGGCGACAGGTTCGACCGCAAGGTCACGGTGGGCATCATCTACATGTTGAAGCTCCATCACCTTGTCGATGACAAGATCCATGCCCGTTCGATTGGGCCGTACTCGCTCGTCACGCAGCAGCCGCTGGGTGGCAAGGCGCAGTTCGGTGGCCAGCGTTTCGGTGAAATGGAGGTCTGGGCGCTCCAGGCCTATGGCGCCGCCTACACGTTGCAGGAAATGCTGACGGTGAAGTCCGATGACGTGGTCGGCCGCACCAAGGTCTATGAGGCGATCGTCAAGGGTGACGACACGTTCGAGGCCGGCATCCCCGAGAGCTTCAACGTGCTCGTCAAGGAAATGCGTTCGCTGGGCCTGAACGTCGAACTCGCGTCGCTGGACGACATCAGCGAGGACGATGGCGGCTTCGCCGAGGCAGCGGAATAA
- a CDS encoding MarR family winged helix-turn-helix transcriptional regulator translates to MKRVHRLAHAEVEAAFNDGEFTFTQWVALALLHSGVADTASGVARDIGHDTGAMTRVIDQLVQRGLIERHPDPSDRRVTKLAITAEGKAALTGLTPRVLNIWNVLLEDFPRADVDRFLAMLGTIEEKLIAMESARGAEDNA, encoded by the coding sequence ATGAAGCGCGTCCACCGCCTGGCCCATGCCGAAGTGGAAGCCGCGTTCAATGACGGCGAATTTACTTTCACCCAATGGGTCGCTCTGGCGTTGCTCCACAGCGGCGTTGCCGACACGGCGAGCGGCGTAGCGCGCGACATCGGCCATGACACGGGCGCCATGACGCGCGTCATCGACCAGCTTGTTCAGCGCGGTCTGATCGAGCGGCATCCTGATCCGTCCGACCGGCGCGTGACAAAACTCGCGATAACGGCAGAAGGAAAGGCCGCGCTGACGGGACTGACGCCACGCGTGCTCAATATCTGGAATGTGTTGTTGGAGGATTTTCCAAGGGCCGATGTCGATCGCTTTCTCGCGATGCTTGGAACGATTGAGGAAAAGCTGATTGCCATGGAAAGCGCACGGGGAGCCGAAGACAATGCATAA
- a CDS encoding helix-turn-helix transcriptional regulator, with protein MALGQLSDRQRRCLELVSQGLTSKEIAPILDVTPGVVDNYIAAAIAKLGASGRRDAARIVLGHEKVMVQPLHLQSEAIAPALPLADEMHQADQTQGTDSKPIGTLHHLFSLPPMGGRENDLNVADRLLVIARISFLAAVLLIATIVTVQGVILLLT; from the coding sequence ATGGCACTAGGTCAGTTATCAGATCGGCAGAGGCGGTGTCTGGAACTGGTGTCCCAAGGCCTGACTTCAAAAGAGATCGCACCGATTCTGGATGTGACGCCGGGCGTGGTCGATAATTATATCGCAGCGGCAATAGCGAAGCTCGGCGCGAGCGGGCGGCGAGACGCCGCGCGGATCGTGCTTGGGCATGAAAAAGTGATGGTGCAGCCATTGCACCTGCAATCGGAAGCCATTGCGCCAGCGCTTCCGTTGGCTGATGAAATGCATCAGGCCGATCAGACGCAGGGCACAGACTCCAAGCCAATAGGTACCTTGCATCACCTGTTCAGCCTTCCACCTATGGGAGGGCGAGAGAATGACCTGAATGTAGCCGACCGGCTATTGGTAATAGCGCGGATCAGCTTTCTGGCCGCCGTGCTGCTGATAGCCACTATCGTGACCGTTCAGGGCGTTATCCTGCTCCTCACCTGA